actgTAATCATTAACATATATAAccaaacccatttaaatgaaaacaaatattcataaaCAACATTTGGGAATTTTTCAGTCGTTCATTCCAAATTcattcctgctggttgggggcaatatccataccatggggatcatgaaaaaaaaaacacacgaATCTAGCCAAagtcatctatggctgcatcatGTCACCTGTTTGGATTGTGGGATAATTTGGGCACTGCTTTAGGGGTTTTGAAAGCACAAGCAAGACATGTTTTCCCAAGTAggctgtccttagacttaaattttgaagtccaaagcatttttaaaatatataagttggattactgtagcagcattgataatcaaaagTCTGTTAGCAGTTGTTCCTACTTCCTCAGCAATAAACAATTTTAAGACAACAATagagcatatagtatccagactttccatgtattttccatctttacgtggcttttaactattctatttcttttacttttttattttcgttttatgagacagggattctctgtgtaactttagctGCTCTTGAaatcactctgtacaccaggctgaagTCACCGAgagctgcttgcctctgcttcctgagtactgggattaagggtgtgtgccactacacccagctattctatttctccttttctctcttatttttgtttatttttccagacagggtttctctgtcactttggaggctgtcctggaactagctcttgtagaccaagctggtctcaaactcacagagattcataccacaaagacatttgttcaagtgagttcacagcagcattatttgtaacacgAAGAACCTGAAATCAACCTAGATGAAACTCAACTGACGAAAGGATACAGGGAATGTGGAATATTTACATAATAGAATACCACTCATATGTAAAAAATATGGAAATTTGGAACTTggaggcaaatagatggaactataGGAAACCACTCTGTTTGAGGTAACCCAGATATGGAAGGACAAACatagtatttactcactcataagtggatattagacatagaacaaaggatagcCACCATACAGTCCACAAGCCCAGAGATGCTAGGGAACAGGGAGGACCATAAGAGACACAAACATGATCACCTGAGACAGgtaaatagacaagatctcctgaataaattgaGAGGAAGGGGGCAGTAGGAGGAAGAAACTGGGGATCCAAGAAATAGGAGAGAGTGGATGGGAATTGGAGTtttaggagaacatgagggatcaggaaggtccagGTGggtgaagaagagaggagagtaaGGTCAGGGATATCTCAATAGTGGGAGCCATTATTGGCTTAAAAACAATTCTGGCATTTGACAGATTTGAATATCAGTCATGGGAGGCCtgaccctccctgaggagtggatttTATGTGAAATGATGAGATGGTGGGGGAATTTGGAGGATTAGAGAGAGGGAATTGGAAATGGTatgaacaagattgtttttaatttaaataataaaaggagaCCTAGAGACATCTGCCTAGGATGGGAAACAAGACAAGATTTCCTGAAATTTGGGAGTGTGGGGACAGTAGGAGGGTGAAAAtgtagaggggaggaggaaaggagactgAGCAAAATGAGTAGCTTAAGGGGGttggagaggtgtctcagtggttaagagcacttcactgctcttccagagatgctgagttcaattcccagcacccacatactggctcacaaccatccattatgagatctggtgccctcttcgggtGTGTAGGAAGATGGAGACTACATAGACATGAAACACATGAATAACAAATGAACTAAAATCAGTAGTTTAATgcaaaaataaagccaaataatAAACCTGAAATGTTATCTTGGTGAAACTTTGCTTTCCAAAATTATGCAGTGCACACTTGACAtagaaataattgttttcttaACGGAGAATACAATGGAACATAAAGCAAGCAAAGGTGTCTCTTCCAAAGACTAGGATATAATTATACTCTTCATTTCCTAAAGGATTTGGTACTGGTAACGACACAGTAGGCCACACATAAGAAGTAGAGGaacttgaataaaaatatttttagtgtatatttttaataaaaacaaagagaatagaGTGTAAGGTACAAaacaatttatttgtatttgacaCTGTGAAAAAAGGGATACAAATAACTTCATTGGACTTCCcttaacaaaataaatgcaacGGTTACACCTTAGTATTGAAAACGCATCTGTCAGGTGCAGTCAGTCTCTTGGTAAGGATTTTCACCTCAACCAGCTTGGGTATATTCACATTGCCTCTTATAAGACTATCTTGGCTTTAGTTCCCTCCATAGCCCAAAACAATCTTCATTGGAAATGGAGTCTGCACTGATGACTTTGGTTTGACAACTGTATGCATATAATCCAACAAAGCACGAAACTATAGGAGGTCAAAAGTGGATGACACTGTCCAAAGTGATCCTAGTTACTTTTGATGGCACACTTCTTGGACTACAATTTCCATGATAATGTTAGATGAGGTCATATCCTTAGTTTTAATGAAAAAACTGAGGTAAATGACTGAGTATGGTACCAGAGGAAAACATCCAGGTTCCAAATGTTATAATATGTACACAACTACCATGCAGGGCAGAAGACACTGGTGAACCTATCTCAAGAGGTGAACATTTCATTGTGCAGATCTGTAGTTCTGATTCTACAAGACAGCACCTGCTTTCCATGGTCCCAGTGTTCATCAAGTTAGCACATGTGGCCTGAATAATAAGCTGTTCCTGAAGCATCCAAAAGTATCAGAAACCACATGTTGTTCAGCATCTTCTTGAAAGTCCTATCTTCAGACTTTGAGTCTTCACAATTCAGGAGCAACCTACTTCTCTTTATGAGAAACAGTGACACAGTCTTGTCTTCACGTCATAGACACATCGCTGAAAACATTGAGGGCAGATGTGTGTACCAAAGGAGACATTCTTGGGGTGTCTTTTGTGCCTGAGTATATCCAGGAGATCGGGACATAGTTGGGCCAATTTCTCCACTAGGATATGACCCAGTTCATCATAGCATTCCAGTGGAGCAGGGTAGAACTCCTCGGTCAATGTGCTGATATTGCTCATACCTTGTAGAAATTCCTTCATCACTGAATTGGAAATGGCGTTGTCATACACGTTGACCCTGGTGAGCTTGGAGCACTTTCTCAGGGCAGGCAGGAGAGCACTGATTTGAGAGTCTCCAATCGTGCAGTCCTCTAACTCCAAGATCTCCAAAGTGTCTGCTATATGCTCAAGAAGAAATTGGAGATGTATGGTACTTAAGTGAAATAGTGGTACACCATGGAGTTGCAGGTGCTTCAACTGAAAAATCCACTGACACTGGGACAGGTGTTTCATGTCTGCCTGGGACAACATGCAGAGATTGATGGACAGTGTCTCCAAGGGACTCTTCAAGCATCTAGGGAAATAACAAGAGATGGGTTCTTTAACATGGTATGGTAGAGCATTATAATTTCCACTGTGCTACAGAGAGGATATCTTAGTTTTGGGtaatattgctatgataaaatgtaTAACACCCCAAAGGAATTAGGAGATGACAGGTTTTTTGGTTTGAATATTAGACATTTATTATCCATCACAGGGGCAAGTAAGGACAGTGACTCAAACTTGGCAGGAATCTAGAAGCAGGATATGTAGAGAGAAGCCTCATAGATGTGACTTACAGACTTCCTCTCCAGGTCATGCTCACTCAGCTATTTTGGAGAATATAGAACAACTAGCCAAGGAATGGCCCCATTCACTGTAGATTGTGTCTTCCCAAACCAATCACTAATGACAAGAAATAGTGTACGAGCTCACCTATAGCCCAATATTATGAAGGCCTTATCTGATTGGGGGTTTGCAACTCATTGCTGACTTCACCCTTAACCCACATGATACATAGTCAGCCAGCATGGGAACCACTGAAGCAACatgagtttgttttatgtttgatctCAAGACCCAAATATCACCCTGTTGGTGTCTGTCTCCTCACTAGAGTCACACCATTGCCTACTGGAGACCATAGCTGTCGCATTTGATGGGCTCAGATCACAGCATTACAGCTTCTTCTTCTCATTATGTCAGAGAACCAGAGAAGGCCAATACAGCCTGGAAACTCACAACCAGCGATGCCTTGTCTCAAATTGTTCCCGCATCCTCTCATCCTGTGCCTAACAGGAGTCACTGAAGTCTCATTGCCCCCATATAGTCTATTTCCATTTGcaggtgcatatgtgagtgtgtggtatTTGGTCTGAGGGCAGGGACGGGCTTGCTGTTTCTTGGTTCTCGTTGAGTCTCCGAGAGCAGCCTAGGTGTGGAAATAGGGAACTGCAACTTGAGGGTCAtcggtttcttatgtaagtgacttctcccaaATATATACATCTACATCCTAAATTTAACCAAATCCCATGTATCttaatgtgtgcatgcacaaattTCCAATCTGCTGAGACCATAGCTATGCTGAAAAGATTCCTCCCTCCATTGTCAGTTAAAACATGACAGAGTCTCCACATGAAAACTGTAAATGGGTTACTgttcacaaagatacaacaacaGAGATACCCATGTAACCTCTATAGGCATGACTCTTCCAACCTTAATACCCCCCTGTTCCCTACTGTTCCCTTCTCATCCGGGTTAGCTGGACCCCATGGAAGTATACATAACACATACAAAGAGACTCCATGTGACTCAGTGAAATTCACAGGGCTGCCCTATCTCAGGTGTCCACTAATCAATATGATATTAGTGGAGGGTTTCAGTGGTAGCATAAACAGCTCTCTATCTTTTCTTACCTGAACAACTGTTTCATGCGCTCACTAGAAATGTAGACACCATTCATGGAGAGATTCTGGAGACAGTTCAGTTTGGATATCTGTGAAATGAACCTGGCAACACACTTCTGCTCTATGTCTTCTTTGTTCCTCTTCATGTAAATGTGGGACACATGGAGTTTGCGCAAATTTCTCATCTGACCAAACCAAGGTGCAAAACGACTCAGTGTGATCAGATTCCAGTTTGTGGATAGATCCAGTTGCTCCAGGTAGCAAGGCTGGAAAGTTTTCATAACCATTCTGATCATCTCCAAAGAAGTCCCACAGATTGTCATCTTCAAACAGCACAACCGCACAGAACTTTGTCGCTGCTGGGCCCACTGCAACAAATATGCTTGGTGTTCATCCAAGTTAAGTCGTAGGTCAAAGTCAGTCACCACCATCAAGAGCTGCCTCTGGGCATATCTAGGAAGGAAACTCCCTTCTAAGCATTGTAAACCTTCTACTCCAGGCCAAACATCCCAGAACACATTGTGTACGTTCCTCAGGTCCAGCACTCGAAGCGTTGACTGTCTGTGAGAGAAAACCATGAGGTGTCACAATGAAAGAAGGGAACGGAAATCCAGTGAGCTTTCCATTCTACTTCTCTAACATTAACAACACCACCTGTCAGGCAAGAGTTCTTTGCATGAGGTACATCTGTCTCCTTGTCCTGCTTCCCTCCATTCACTTACTgttgacttcctattgcctgtgggaaatgacagggaagctaatGCTTCTATGGGTACGTCTACACTGAGGTGCCCTGCACTTCTGAAAGTGAATTATTTTGTTACTCAAATTAGATAGTGTCTTCTATGACTGACTTCCAAGCTCAGAACATCAGATCCCTCCAATCCAGGACTGAGCACATCTACTTGACTGCACATATCCTTTCCTAATAACCCAGTACCTGCTCCCATTCAATTCTTCTTACCTGAGGTGAAATTGCTGTGTCAGCAGTGTGTCTAGACCATTGAGAACAGCTTTCAATATTGCCATGTCAGGAACGTTCATCAGTGCCCCCTCAGGGAGGCAGGCAAAGGGCCATCTTGCCACCATTGCTGTCAGCATCTCTGTATGTCTGCTGGTGAAGACCTCTTTGAACAGGCATGGGAAGAGCTCCTTGGGCAGCTGCTGCAGTGCTGAGATGCCCACATTCTCATTCGTCTGTAGACTCTTCACTGCCAGTTGCAGTAGTGTGGGTGGGGCCCCAGAGCCCATTATGTTTGATCTGCAGAGAAAAGGATCTACAAAAACATTCAGGAGTCATATTTTCATGTTATGTGTTACAATGTTGCACGTCCACCATCACAAAAACCAAGCCACACCAGGATCACTCATGTAGTATTAGTCAAAGACTCAGTGTGTTTTCTTCTACTATCTGCTCATGTCCAACCCAAATCACTGTCACCGCATGGAGTCTGTCATTAGACCTGATTCAGGcccaaatgaaatgttttcccacCAGGTACCAAGTTCTGCTCCTCTGAATCTCATTcccatttggaaatatttttaagaagaaagaaatcagaccaGCCTCTTTTTGGCAAATTGGGACTGACCATCTTTCAAGGCCCATGATGAAAGAGACTGCTAATGTCACATATACAATGTATCCGTGTTCTATATTCCATGTGTTCAGTTTGAATGGGAATAGTTGGGATTCTCACAATTCCTGACACTTTGGACTCCAGCTACTTTTTATGCTTCTTACTATGGACAATGTTCCCATCTAGACCAAATTCCCTTTGACACATGTCTACCTCAGTGAGAGATTAATATTACATCTGATTAATCTTCTTCATGATTGTAATTACTTAGTGTTTCTTGACTGAGTCATAACTCACTGTgtgaaaacaaaatcttaaactACCAATTTGAAGATTCTATTAATCCACTGATTGATTGAATTAATTTTACCCGTGTATTACAAGCACAGATTCGTGGTTTAGTTTGTATATACTCttttgaatgtatatgtatattaacaTGTATGACctatttctgtatgtatgtttaatgtgtatgtgttttatatgtTACAATGTGTATTTAAGTaactttgtttattatttagaGTGCTCACTCTGTACATTAGTGTTTGTGTATAATTTCCTATATTTGTACATTTCAGTGTatgttatatatttgtgtatttttattgtgtgtatgtgttataatTTTGTAGTTTagtgtgtttgctttgtttaaaaataagctCTAAGCTTCATGAATGTCATAGTAAAACTTGGTCATTGGGCTCACTGGACAATTTTCAACCAGTCATTTAGCTTATTTCTATAGTCATTCATTCactaattatttttgagacagggtctggcctGTAGATTGGTTGTCTGGTATAAACTTATGTACCAATCTGGCCATACTCAGTGTAATCATGCTTAATAGTTTCTGTTTCTGGATTTTTGAAAGAGTCAACCGTAGCTAGTCAATAACACTATTAAAAAGGTTGATAATGACCTAGGAAAAGAAAGATAGTAGGAAAAAATAtagattcatttaatttttaaaacatagttgTAAGTTAAGTGGATGTTTGACTGGAATTCCTATGCTTCTAAACCGAAGTAGGAGTCATTATGCAGCCCAGGAATGTACATCTTGACCATGATCCTACTCGTCACTGAcagtattttctcttttggtagccatGCCTGCCTAGAGCACTCACACATTCAAACACTAACTGAGTGATAGGCATAGTGGCAGGAGGctataatgaaaacaatttgGACAAATATTCAGGAAGGTTGGTGGgggctatggtggcacatgcctttaatcctagccctctggaggcagaggctggcagatctctgtgagtttgaggccatcctgttctAGAGTGACTACAAGGATACGCTAAACCGATATGGAGAAATACTGTCtagtaaaaacaaacagatataTAATCAGGGGTTTTATAGGCCTGTGAAATCTTCTAATGTACAGATAGGGTTAGGGTGTGGTTCATGGATCATTTTTGGGAGGATTTTTCCAATTGGTCTCTCACACAATGTCATAACAAATAGTCACGGCTAAGACAAACATATTCCTCAAGTTTCAGTTCCCTGATCAGAGCAACCTTCAGACTTGCACTCATGAAACTATTAGTTGTTCCTAGGACTCTTTGTAAACTCCAGTGAGAGGAAATTTCAATTCAAAAACTGTAAATCCTTAAATCTGTGAAACATAGTTTAAGAGACTATATAGGGTTAAAATATAGAACATATCCTAACATGAAATCCAGAATGAAGTTAGGAGGACGTAAAGACCTATAAcaatctgaagttcaaggccaaacttgCCTCCTGACACCCTCCCACCAAAATACCTCAATTGAATAAAAATACTAACATTTAATTTCCAACCCAATTAGTGATTCCCACTAAACCAAAACCACACCAAAGcaacaacccaaaacaaaacaaaaacaaaacaatccaaaacaaaacaaccctcaaattctgtttttttcattttaaatgtgataTCTTGCAATGTAGTTGAATTGTTGATATGCCCTTCCTAGCATGCAAGAGGCCTCCTGATGGAGGTGAGTGACTTACCTGATCTGGACACTTGTGACAGGTCTTCTGTTCCTAGCAGGGCCAAGCAGTGATTGACTCCAGGCTAAGGAATTCTGAAGGACTGTTTGACTCCTCTGATCATTTTATACTCCATTTCTGTCCCACCCTCTTTAGGTAACTCCACCTCCCAATTACGTGCTTCATTCTGATTGGGAGATAGAGGCTCTAACACCTTAATCCTATAAGAATTATTTTGCCTCTGTATAATTTGAAACATGGCTCTTTTGAAAACAGAAATCCAAAACTAAGGAGAAATCCAAGAGATCATGGATTGACTGATGAAATTATGCATTCTATGTTTTGTTAAggccatgtgagtgtgtgttgtagTCAGTATAAATTGTTTTAGTGTATATATGTAGCAAATTTCAGtgtgttttgtttatgtgtgtgagtttgttcTAGTAAATGTAATTCATGTGCATAGTAAAGGTAATAAATGTGTATATTAAGTTATCTGCATGTATTTTTTGTAGTAGCGACTTTTTAAAGTGCCTGTGCTTTGTGTGTTTTTAgtatgagttgtgtgtgtgtgtgtgtgtgtgtgtgtgtgtgtatgtgtgtgtttgtgagtgtgtttgtgtgtgtgtgatagagggagggaggaagagagacagagagagagagcctctgtATGGATAGCACAATTCATAGCAACCAAgaatcagatattggggttcaagctgaagatcccTAATGCAAAGCAGCTAACCATTACCCCTTACCTCACCTAAGTctggggagatcctgtcctcaactTGGTTGGAGACTAATCGCTGAGTAAAATCATCATGAAACCCTGAGTTCCTGGGTTTCATACCTCTAATGGGATTAAAGACTTGGGTTCTGTttgttttagactgattcactctcctgtagccaagggtggccttgaactaacccAGATCCTTCAGCccctatctcctgagtcctgggattaaagttgttaGCCAAAAACACCCAGCCTCCTACTAGGAGGTGTGGGCTTTTTGGAAAACTgtgttacaagagttgccatagggggagggcctaggctctgcacCAAATGACTTGAAAActtttgatgggagggagaagcaaattagatcatttctaatttaccTAAAATGTATACAATCAttcctatttaaataaaatgtattgaaaaaCACCCAGCCTCTCTGTTTGGATAGTTTTGCATTTGTAACTCCTGGTAAGATttactagatcataaacaatatagcacaatgtgtgtgtgtgttgtgtgtgtgtgtgtgttttgtttgataTTGTGCTCCACATTTCATTTTCTCCTGGTAAAACTCTTTCATTAAATTGTCTCACTAGATGCTTTTCAAATAAtcattaagtttttaattttaattgtttgattTAATCATTTGGTTCCTGATAATATCTTCCTTAATTGATCATCTTTTGGGAATagtctttgtagaccaggctggcaaccAAGAAAGAGCAATAAACCTGCTTCTATAGTGATACATTATTTAggatttattaaaacttgactgaggattcagaaaaacaaagtaagcCAGAAGCCTTAGATgtcaagcacacacctttaatcacaacagcTAGAAGCTAGTAGgtggtagtatacacctttaatcctccagttcagaattaagaggtagaaaGGTGTTTGTGATTCCAAGGCCAGCCATATCTTCACAAGATggaattagttaaaaaaaaagagaggtggAGATATATAACTTATACCTTTAAATTCCCCTTTATGgtagtatataagacagaagaaaGGTCCCAGTAGAAGCCTCCATTCTCCAGCCATCTTGAGGAAAGATTACAGTCTGAGACTTGATTCATGAGATTgaatcagcccattcagcctgagatagaggtGATTAgatagtggccagctgctttgctttccagAACTTGAGGTTGAAGCTTGTATGCAAATATcactctctgggtcttttatagTTTTTACATGCCTCTGCCATTTCTGCTTTGATTAAATGTTTTagtcttccttccatttttcttgcATTCATTTTTCctgcatttattttcaaaacagatCAGCAATATATTTGATCAACATTGTTTTGTAGGCTGGCCATGAGCTTAAATCTTCCTGCATTGGCCTCAATGGTATCCCGGTCAAGCCGACATAATATTTAATAAGACATATGTGTAGACCACCTGGTATATCTTGGCATGCTGGTAAACGGCCTAATGGGGACAATGAGGTCGCTCAATGAAGATTTAGAGCAGCTACTTAGAGATAGGAGACACACAGCTAGAAGAgatggttgtggtggcacatggtactccagaagcagaagcaaaaatTAGActaggtgggtgtggtggcacacaggtgTTGGCAGGGTTCGGGcagtttggcagaaagatttattgttacagagtggtgtcaggagtgggatgaccccTCGCCAccaggttcccagaggaagcaatCAACCTGCTGCAGAAGTCTGCCCTGTTGAGCTGCTGCagggcattggagcagcttccataagCTCGAACCATCCCATGATCCTGGGGCTTTGACTTGGAACTCCTCAGATGGCCTGCAGCCCTTAAGAGTTCTAGGGCTTAGGATTCTATGCTCTCATGATTTGGATCCACCAGTTTCCGTGAGTCAAGAGGCGCCAGGTGCCTCAAGCCACCTTCCCGTGACTTCACCATAGTTTTAAAAAGGGATtctagaagcaaaagaacagagaaaagcacACCTTCCTTTTAGCAACATTTTCTCAGGTGTTCTCTGCTTTGCTAGAGAAAAGAAGAGACTTGAgtggttcctttaagagaggtttcctgaatCAGCCTAAGTGGAAAAAACTGCAGGGTTCTTTCTCAGAGGCCTGGCTCTGAGCATGAGAGTCTTAATCTCAGGGTCTTGGGTTTGTGCCCCACACAGCTGGCAGTggtagtgaccacatctccaagtaGCAGCATGCTCCTTGCTAGCACCATAGACCAAGGCAATGAGCAGAGCTCTGAGTGCTGGTGGTAAACATACTTTCACcgtcttggaaagacagtggatTAGAAAGCCGCCACTTTAGttttggcagtgttgtttaacagtaAACGGAAAAACCTTTAAAGTTTATGCGTGTTTAAAGGACAAAAGCAAAAAGCCAGGTGGCAGTGGCGCaatccttaaatcccagcactcagcaggcagaggcaggcgaaactctgtgagttcaagaacagcctgcaCTACAAGAggcagttccaggatagc
This window of the Cricetulus griseus strain 17A/GY unplaced genomic scaffold, alternate assembly CriGri-PICRH-1.0 unplaced_scaffold_45, whole genome shotgun sequence genome carries:
- the LOC113839085 gene encoding PRAME family member 20-like, translated to MGSGAPPTLLQLAVKSLQTNENVGISALQQLPKELFPCLFKEVFTSRHTEMLTAMVARWPFACLPEGALMNVPDMAILKAVLNGLDTLLTQQFHLRQSTLRVLDLRNVHNVFWDVWPGVEGLQCLEGSFLPRYAQRQLLMVVTDFDLRLNLDEHQAYLLQWAQQRQSSVRLCCLKMTICGTSLEMIRMVMKTFQPCYLEQLDLSTNWNLITLSRFAPWFGQMRNLRKLHVSHIYMKRNKEDIEQKCVARFISQISKLNCLQNLSMNGVYISSERMKQLFRCLKSPLETLSINLCMLSQADMKHLSQCQWIFQLKHLQLHGVPLFHLSTIHLQFLLEHIADTLEILELEDCTIGDSQISALLPALRKCSKLTRVNVYDNAISNSVMKEFLQGMSNISTLTEEFYPAPLECYDELGHILVEKLAQLCPDLLDILRHKRHPKNVSFGTHICPQCFQRCVYDYTAVYICIWRLRGGTDEFGLPTAAPGDVLVAFVALGVRYLYFGALGRQKRSPPPSRRRPRQVLLTSEEKQRIQLHNEIDAACPLERPEWDFTTEAGRTSLSPVAYSGLRGAVRRPTNLAQVKQVIQGAEESPTAFLERLKEAYRMYTPYDPEDPGQATSDLDRDPCAFCYTS